The following are encoded in a window of Mycobacterium decipiens genomic DNA:
- a CDS encoding SDR family NAD(P)-dependent oxidoreductase, with amino-acid sequence MTRFENTRPVAIITGASRGFGRAVTGALLERGWAVVGDARRASELQATARELNSTRLITLAGDVTDASHRAALVAAAGDVGPLRLLVNNASRLGPSPQPALCDYPESELLRVYQTNVFAPLALIQAALPALIDNVGMIINVTSDAAVEPYSGWGGYGSAKAALDQLSAILAAEVSAVPVYAFDPGDMRTEMHQAAFPGTDISDRVEPESVVPALLRLIDTRPGAGRYRAPDLLSAALP; translated from the coding sequence ATGACCCGATTCGAGAACACCCGTCCCGTGGCGATCATCACCGGAGCATCACGCGGCTTCGGTCGAGCGGTGACTGGCGCTTTGCTCGAGCGCGGCTGGGCCGTCGTCGGCGATGCACGCCGTGCGTCGGAACTGCAAGCCACTGCCCGGGAACTGAATTCAACGCGGCTGATCACCCTGGCCGGCGACGTCACCGACGCTTCGCATCGGGCCGCACTGGTTGCCGCCGCAGGCGATGTCGGCCCGCTTCGCCTGCTGGTGAACAACGCGAGCCGGCTAGGGCCCAGTCCGCAACCCGCCCTCTGCGACTACCCGGAAAGCGAACTGCTGCGCGTCTATCAGACCAACGTGTTCGCTCCGTTGGCGCTGATCCAGGCCGCACTGCCAGCGTTGATCGACAACGTGGGGATGATCATCAACGTCACCTCCGACGCGGCGGTCGAGCCCTACTCGGGCTGGGGTGGATACGGTTCCGCGAAGGCAGCGCTCGACCAGCTATCGGCCATCCTGGCCGCTGAGGTTTCCGCGGTTCCGGTTTACGCGTTCGACCCAGGCGACATGCGCACCGAGATGCACCAAGCCGCGTTTCCCGGTACGGATATTTCCGACCGTGTCGAACCGGAGTCCGTCGTCCCGGCGTTGCTGCGACTGATCGACACCCGGCCGGGCGCCGGACGGTACCGGGCACCCGACCTACTGTCCGCGGCGCTGCCATGA
- a CDS encoding CoA transferase — translation MTCALAKWGSSGLAYLTGLPDGPPDFSRANVLGRAEEIAADAATLLTGRAGLLGLTRGGRVSAGGASRLLAARDGWCAITLSRPDDVAAVPALLCADSVPEDPWPMLQRWTRTRPLSAITERAQLLDIPAGALGEAKPAPPRIRRSGPRAPVRGPAGLLVADLSSMWAGPLCGHLLARAGATVVKVESPRRPDGTRAGDQAFFDWINGEKLSYCLDFDHQAGELRELVAVADIVIEGSRPAVLARRRLGPDHVPARAGRIWLRITGHGAHAGRPAFGDDAAVAGGLVGGGPDGPVFCADAIADPLAGLEASLAVAESLRRGGGELIDVSMASVAASYAALPVTASDSAYPAAPPSAPPAASAAAQLGADNPAVRHLIAERHCLSC, via the coding sequence GTGACCTGCGCGTTGGCCAAGTGGGGCAGCAGCGGGCTGGCCTACCTGACCGGGCTGCCCGACGGCCCACCCGACTTCTCCCGCGCCAACGTGTTGGGGCGCGCCGAGGAAATCGCCGCCGATGCGGCCACACTGCTGACCGGGCGGGCCGGGCTGCTCGGATTGACCCGTGGTGGGCGCGTGTCGGCCGGCGGGGCGAGTCGGTTGCTGGCGGCTCGGGATGGCTGGTGCGCGATCACGCTGTCTCGCCCCGACGACGTCGCGGCGGTTCCCGCGTTGCTGTGTGCCGATTCGGTGCCCGAAGACCCGTGGCCGATGCTGCAACGTTGGACGCGAACGCGGCCGTTGTCCGCCATCACCGAACGGGCCCAGCTGCTCGACATTCCCGCGGGCGCGCTCGGCGAGGCAAAACCCGCACCGCCGCGGATACGCCGCAGCGGGCCGCGGGCCCCGGTGCGCGGTCCGGCCGGCCTGCTGGTCGCCGACCTGTCGTCGATGTGGGCCGGCCCGCTATGTGGGCACCTGCTGGCCCGGGCGGGCGCCACCGTCGTCAAGGTGGAAAGTCCGCGCCGCCCCGACGGCACCCGCGCCGGCGATCAGGCCTTCTTCGACTGGATCAACGGTGAAAAGCTGTCCTACTGCCTCGATTTCGACCATCAGGCCGGCGAGTTGCGTGAGCTAGTGGCCGTCGCCGACATCGTGATCGAAGGGTCGCGACCTGCCGTGTTGGCCCGGCGCCGACTCGGACCCGACCACGTGCCGGCTCGGGCCGGGCGAATCTGGCTGCGGATCACCGGGCATGGCGCACACGCCGGACGGCCGGCGTTCGGCGACGATGCCGCCGTGGCCGGCGGGTTGGTCGGCGGCGGTCCCGATGGGCCGGTGTTCTGTGCGGACGCGATCGCCGACCCGCTGGCCGGCCTCGAAGCGAGTTTGGCGGTGGCCGAATCGCTACGCCGCGGCGGTGGCGAACTCATCGACGTGTCCATGGCGTCGGTCGCGGCGAGCTACGCGGCGCTGCCGGTAACGGCATCGGACTCGGCGTATCCGGCCGCACCGCCATCGGCGCCGCCAGCCGCAAGTGCAGCAGCACAGCTTGGGGCCGACAACCCCGCCGTCCGCCATCTGATCGCTGAAAGACATTGCCTATCATGCTGA
- a CDS encoding acyl-CoA dehydrogenase family protein — protein MNSELDNDEAMLVATVRAFIDRDVKPTVRELEHANTYPEAWIEQMKHIGIYGLAIGEEYGGSPVSMPCYVQVTQELARGWMSLAGAMGGHTVVAKLLTLFGTEEQKRSYLPPMATGELRATMALTEPGGGSDLQSMSTTALPDPQGGLVINGAKTWISNARRSGLIALLCKTDPIATPRHKGISIVLVEPGPGLTVSRDLPKLGYKGVESCELSFDNFRVPVSAILGGDLGQGFSQMMKGLETGRIQVAARALGVATAALEDALAYAQQRESFGRPIWKHQAVGNYLADMATKLAAARQLTRYAAERYDSGQRCDMEAGMAKLFASEVAMEIALNAVRIHGGYGYSTEYDVERYFRDAPLMIVGEGTNEIQRNVIAEQLVARGGL, from the coding sequence ATGAATAGTGAGCTGGACAACGACGAAGCGATGCTGGTCGCCACGGTGCGGGCGTTCATCGACCGGGACGTGAAGCCAACCGTTCGCGAGCTTGAGCATGCCAATACCTACCCGGAGGCGTGGATCGAGCAGATGAAACACATCGGCATCTACGGCCTGGCGATCGGCGAGGAGTACGGCGGGTCGCCGGTGTCGATGCCGTGCTACGTGCAGGTCACCCAGGAGCTGGCACGCGGCTGGATGAGCCTGGCCGGCGCGATGGGCGGGCACACCGTCGTCGCCAAGCTGCTGACCCTGTTCGGCACCGAGGAGCAGAAGCGGTCCTATCTGCCGCCGATGGCCACGGGCGAGCTGCGGGCGACCATGGCCTTGACCGAGCCCGGCGGCGGCTCCGATCTGCAGAGCATGTCGACCACCGCACTGCCCGACCCCCAAGGCGGGTTGGTCATCAACGGTGCCAAGACCTGGATCAGCAACGCCCGCCGATCCGGGCTGATCGCGCTGCTGTGCAAGACCGACCCGATCGCCACACCGCGCCACAAAGGCATTTCGATCGTGCTGGTCGAACCCGGGCCGGGACTGACGGTGTCGCGGGACCTACCCAAGCTGGGCTACAAGGGCGTCGAATCCTGCGAGCTGTCGTTCGACAACTTCCGGGTGCCGGTGTCGGCGATCCTGGGCGGCGACCTGGGGCAAGGCTTTTCGCAAATGATGAAGGGACTTGAAACGGGCCGCATCCAAGTGGCCGCCCGGGCCCTGGGGGTGGCGACGGCGGCACTCGAGGACGCGCTGGCCTACGCCCAGCAGCGGGAAAGCTTTGGCCGGCCGATCTGGAAGCATCAGGCGGTCGGCAATTACCTGGCCGACATGGCGACCAAGCTCGCCGCGGCGCGTCAGCTCACCCGCTATGCCGCCGAACGTTACGACAGCGGTCAACGGTGCGACATGGAGGCCGGTATGGCCAAGCTGTTCGCCTCCGAGGTCGCGATGGAAATCGCCCTGAACGCGGTGCGGATCCACGGTGGCTACGGCTACTCCACCGAATACGACGTGGAACGGTATTTCCGCGACGCGCCCCTGATGATCGTCGGCGAGGGTACCAATGAGATCCAGCGCAACGTGATTGCCGAACAACTGGTCGCGCGGGGCGGGCTATAG
- the soxR gene encoding redox-sensitive transcriptional activator SoxR, with protein MDAAELFTVGELAKRSGFSTSAIRFYEGQGLITASRTGGGQRRFERQMLRRLAFIRAARNVGLSLDEVAAALARLPDGRTPTRTDWTRLSKDWRARLDDQIAGLMALRDSLDSCIGCGCLSLKRCAISNPGDSAAVAGPGAVHLPKSLRRQPVSG; from the coding sequence ATGGACGCGGCGGAGCTTTTCACGGTCGGCGAATTGGCGAAGCGCAGCGGCTTCTCGACTTCTGCAATCCGGTTCTATGAGGGCCAGGGCCTCATCACCGCATCTCGGACTGGCGGCGGCCAGCGCAGATTCGAACGACAGATGCTGCGCCGGCTGGCCTTCATCCGAGCCGCCCGTAATGTCGGACTAAGCCTGGACGAGGTCGCGGCCGCGCTGGCAAGGCTGCCAGACGGCCGTACCCCGACGCGCACCGACTGGACCCGGTTGTCCAAGGACTGGCGCGCCCGCCTCGACGATCAGATCGCGGGGCTAATGGCGCTGCGTGACAGTTTGGATTCGTGCATCGGGTGCGGGTGTCTGTCGCTGAAGCGGTGCGCCATATCCAATCCCGGCGACTCGGCGGCGGTAGCCGGACCAGGCGCCGTCCATCTACCCAAATCGTTGCGACGACAGCCGGTTTCGGGGTAG
- a CDS encoding enoyl-CoA hydratase/isomerase family protein, protein MLRVVDLSSAPDAGPETPPGPIVAHGPISDEYWLEHSTFTLTEEACRDRRVVTVDSIPETLAELTRRCERWPHASAVCDDVLRTVDPDGATLTGVVTESLAYSTLQAGPEFARWLHERGPAQVPDIADPVRTHREGDTLRITFNRPQRHNAFSTDTRAALLEALTVARLDGSVVGIVLSGNGPSFCSGGDLAEFGAFADPASAHLARTRHSPALLLDALTARLGRACRAEVHGRVLGGGLEMAAFCGWIEARADSVFGLPELSLGLIPGAGGTVSVTRRIGRWRTAYLVLSGATIDADTALDWGLVDAVCR, encoded by the coding sequence ATGCTCCGGGTGGTCGACCTGTCGAGTGCGCCGGACGCCGGCCCCGAGACGCCGCCGGGCCCGATAGTCGCTCATGGTCCGATATCGGATGAATACTGGTTGGAACACTCAACTTTCACTCTGACGGAGGAAGCCTGTCGCGACCGCAGAGTGGTCACCGTGGACTCGATACCCGAGACGCTGGCGGAGCTGACCCGGCGCTGCGAGCGCTGGCCGCACGCCAGTGCCGTGTGTGACGACGTGCTGCGCACCGTCGACCCCGATGGCGCCACGTTGACCGGCGTGGTGACTGAGTCGCTCGCCTATTCCACCTTGCAGGCCGGACCGGAGTTCGCACGCTGGCTACACGAGCGTGGCCCGGCGCAGGTGCCCGACATCGCCGATCCGGTGCGAACGCACCGCGAGGGTGACACCCTGCGGATCACGTTCAACCGGCCGCAGCGGCACAATGCGTTCTCCACCGATACCCGAGCCGCACTGCTGGAGGCGCTGACCGTTGCGCGGCTGGACGGCTCGGTCGTCGGGATCGTCTTGAGCGGCAACGGTCCATCGTTCTGCAGTGGCGGAGACCTCGCCGAATTCGGTGCCTTCGCCGACCCGGCGAGCGCGCATTTAGCTCGCACCCGGCACAGTCCCGCACTGCTGCTCGACGCGCTCACCGCCAGGCTCGGCCGGGCGTGCCGCGCCGAGGTGCACGGTCGAGTGTTGGGCGGCGGATTGGAGATGGCGGCGTTTTGCGGATGGATTGAGGCAAGGGCGGATTCGGTGTTCGGACTGCCGGAGTTGAGTCTGGGGCTGATTCCCGGCGCCGGCGGTACGGTCAGTGTTACCCGGCGGATCGGCCGCTGGCGCACGGCATATCTCGTGCTCTCCGGCGCAACTATCGACGCGGATACCGCGCTGGACTGGGGTCTGGTGGACGCGGTCTGTCGGTGA
- a CDS encoding MaoC family dehydratase, whose product MTSGYAGVREGGPYFDDLSIGQVFDWAPAATLSSGLAAAHQSIVGDRLRLALDADLCAAVIGMPGPLAHPGLVCDVAIGQSTLVTQRVKANLFYRGLTFHRFPVIGDTIYTRTEVVGLRANSPKPGRAPTGMAALRMTTIDHADRLVLDFYRCAMLPASPQWHPGATPGDDLSTIGADAAAPAADPTAHWDAEVFRRRVPGPHFDAGIAGTVMHSTGDLVSSAPELARLSLNIAATHHDSRVGGGRRLVYGGHTIGLALAQANRLLPNLVTVLGWESCDHTGPVYEGETLHSELHVESAETSAKGGVLGLRSLVYAVSDSAGERQVLDWRFSALHF is encoded by the coding sequence GTGACTAGCGGATACGCGGGGGTACGCGAGGGCGGGCCGTATTTCGACGACCTCTCGATCGGTCAGGTGTTCGACTGGGCGCCGGCGGCGACGCTGTCGTCGGGGTTGGCGGCCGCCCACCAGTCGATCGTGGGTGACCGGCTGCGACTGGCGCTGGACGCCGATCTGTGCGCCGCGGTGATCGGCATGCCCGGCCCGCTGGCGCACCCGGGCTTGGTGTGCGATGTGGCGATCGGCCAGTCAACCTTGGTGACCCAGCGGGTCAAAGCCAACCTGTTCTACCGCGGGCTTACCTTTCACCGGTTCCCGGTGATCGGCGACACCATCTACACCCGTACCGAAGTGGTGGGGCTGCGCGCTAACTCGCCCAAACCGGGCCGTGCGCCAACGGGAATGGCGGCGCTGCGGATGACCACGATCGACCACGCCGATCGATTGGTGCTCGACTTCTACCGGTGCGCGATGCTGCCCGCCAGCCCGCAGTGGCATCCCGGTGCTACGCCCGGTGATGACCTGTCCACGATCGGTGCCGACGCGGCGGCGCCGGCCGCCGATCCGACCGCGCACTGGGATGCTGAGGTCTTCCGGCGGCGGGTGCCCGGACCGCACTTCGATGCCGGCATTGCCGGTACGGTGATGCACAGCACCGGGGACCTGGTCAGCAGTGCACCAGAACTGGCTCGACTTTCTCTGAATATCGCTGCCACTCATCATGATTCGCGGGTCGGTGGCGGACGGCGCCTGGTCTACGGCGGGCACACCATCGGCCTGGCACTCGCGCAGGCCAACCGGCTGTTGCCCAACCTGGTGACGGTGCTGGGTTGGGAGTCCTGCGACCACACCGGTCCGGTTTACGAGGGTGAAACCCTCCACAGCGAACTGCACGTCGAGTCCGCGGAGACGTCCGCCAAAGGGGGCGTGCTGGGGCTGCGGTCGCTGGTCTACGCGGTCAGCGACTCGGCGGGCGAGCGGCAGGTGCTCGATTGGCGGTTCAGCGCGCTGCACTTCTAG
- a CDS encoding S-adenosylmethionine:tRNA ribosyltransferase-isomerase: protein MTLANRPRPLLHRAATSHATEPPEARGVARDQVRLLVARPDGVDHARFADLGDHLRPGDLLVVNNSATLPAAVDGHRAGYPVTVHFSCARAAKVWVVELRPAENATGYLPNVRVGDRVEMPGGGAVVVASSYPKPGVAGGRLWTARLVVEGDVVGYLARHGRPIRYSYVPHSWPLRYYQTVFARRPGSAEMPSAARPFSTELVTALVADGIAIAPVTLHAGVSSAEPDEPPAAEPFHVPPATARLVNLTRASGGRVIAVGTTVTRALESAANADGAVRQADGWTDLMLGPARLGRVVDGLITGWHDAGASHLLLLEAVAGRQLVATAYREAGGHGYLGHEFGDSALLLPGK from the coding sequence ATGACTCTTGCGAACCGTCCGCGCCCGCTGCTCCACCGGGCGGCGACATCCCACGCCACCGAACCGCCGGAAGCGCGCGGGGTCGCCCGGGACCAGGTCAGACTGCTTGTCGCCCGGCCAGACGGTGTCGACCATGCCCGGTTCGCCGACCTTGGTGATCATCTGCGACCGGGCGACCTGTTGGTGGTGAACAACTCCGCCACCCTGCCCGCCGCCGTCGACGGCCATCGCGCCGGGTATCCGGTCACCGTGCACTTCTCCTGCGCACGAGCCGCAAAGGTCTGGGTGGTGGAACTGCGACCCGCCGAGAATGCGACCGGGTACCTGCCCAATGTTCGGGTGGGCGACCGCGTGGAGATGCCCGGCGGTGGCGCGGTCGTGGTCGCGTCGTCCTATCCGAAACCCGGGGTCGCGGGCGGGCGGTTGTGGACGGCGCGGCTGGTCGTCGAGGGTGACGTGGTGGGGTACCTGGCCCGGCACGGCAGGCCGATCCGGTACTCGTACGTGCCGCACTCATGGCCGCTGCGCTACTACCAAACGGTATTCGCCCGGCGTCCGGGCAGTGCAGAAATGCCCAGCGCGGCGCGACCATTCAGTACCGAACTGGTTACCGCGCTGGTGGCCGACGGGATCGCAATCGCGCCGGTCACCCTGCACGCGGGAGTCTCCTCGGCAGAACCGGACGAGCCGCCGGCCGCCGAGCCGTTCCACGTACCACCCGCCACTGCGCGGTTGGTAAACCTCACCCGCGCGAGTGGCGGACGGGTGATCGCCGTCGGCACCACGGTGACCCGCGCGCTGGAGTCGGCGGCGAACGCCGACGGTGCGGTACGCCAAGCCGACGGGTGGACGGATTTGATGCTCGGCCCCGCCCGTTTGGGCCGGGTGGTCGACGGCCTGATCACCGGGTGGCACGATGCCGGCGCCTCGCACCTGTTGCTGCTGGAAGCGGTCGCGGGCCGCCAGCTGGTCGCCACGGCGTACCGGGAGGCCGGCGGCCACGGTTATCTCGGGCATGAGTTCGGTGACAGTGCGCTGCTGCTGCCCGGAAAGTAG
- the fadD4 gene encoding fatty-acid--CoA ligase FadD4, whose translation MQIRQYTGSNGTNKPAVILHPSGTVISFDELEARANRLAHRFRRAGLREGDAVGILMENNEHIHVVMWAARRSGLYYVPINTHLTPAEAAYIVDNSSAKAIIGSAALHETCAGLAEHLPGGLPKLLMIAEGDLPGWDRYPDCVADQPDTPIDDEREGDLLQYSSGTTGRPKGIKRELPHVAPDAAPAMLSALLDFWLDADSVYLSPAPIYHTAPSVWSMGVQAAGITTVVMEKFDPEGALDAIQRHRVTHAQFVPAMFVRMLKLPEDVRNSYDLSSLKRVIHAAAPCPVDIKKQMMDWWGPIIDEYYASSEASGSTLITAQDWLAHPGSVGKPMLGAVHVLGEDGNELPPGQPGEVYFEGGFPFEYLNDPAKTAASRNEHGWVSVGDIGYVDDDGYLFLTDRRHHMIISGGVNIYPQEAENLLVTHPKVLDAAVFGVPDGEMGQCVMAAVQTVHSADATDQFADELLVWLRDRLSHFKCPRSIAFEAQLPRTDTGKLYKGELIEKYSV comes from the coding sequence ATGCAGATTCGCCAGTACACCGGCTCCAACGGCACCAACAAACCGGCAGTCATCCTGCACCCGTCCGGGACGGTGATCAGCTTCGATGAGCTGGAGGCCCGGGCCAACCGGCTGGCGCATCGGTTCCGGCGGGCCGGTCTGCGCGAGGGCGATGCCGTCGGGATCCTGATGGAAAACAACGAACACATCCACGTGGTCATGTGGGCCGCCCGCCGCAGCGGTCTGTACTACGTCCCGATCAACACCCACCTCACGCCGGCCGAGGCCGCCTACATCGTCGACAACAGCAGCGCCAAGGCAATCATCGGATCGGCGGCGCTACACGAGACCTGTGCGGGTCTGGCTGAACACCTTCCCGGGGGACTACCGAAGCTGCTGATGATTGCCGAGGGGGACCTGCCGGGATGGGACCGCTATCCGGATTGTGTCGCGGATCAGCCCGACACCCCGATCGACGACGAACGCGAGGGCGACCTGCTGCAGTATTCGTCGGGCACCACCGGCCGGCCCAAGGGAATCAAACGCGAACTGCCGCACGTCGCACCGGACGCGGCACCGGCGATGTTGTCGGCGCTGCTTGACTTTTGGCTGGACGCCGACTCGGTGTATCTGAGCCCAGCGCCGATCTATCACACCGCCCCGTCGGTGTGGTCGATGGGTGTGCAGGCCGCGGGCATCACCACCGTGGTGATGGAGAAGTTCGACCCAGAGGGTGCACTCGATGCCATCCAGCGCCATCGAGTGACCCACGCTCAATTCGTGCCGGCCATGTTCGTCCGGATGTTGAAACTTCCCGAAGACGTTCGTAATTCGTATGACCTGTCCAGCTTGAAGCGGGTGATACACGCCGCCGCGCCCTGCCCGGTGGACATCAAGAAGCAGATGATGGACTGGTGGGGACCGATCATCGACGAGTACTACGCGTCCTCGGAAGCGAGCGGGTCGACGCTGATCACCGCCCAGGACTGGCTGGCGCATCCCGGTTCGGTGGGTAAACCCATGCTGGGCGCGGTGCACGTCCTCGGCGAAGATGGCAACGAACTGCCGCCGGGTCAGCCGGGCGAGGTCTATTTCGAGGGCGGCTTCCCTTTCGAATACCTCAACGACCCCGCGAAAACCGCCGCGTCGCGGAACGAGCACGGCTGGGTGTCGGTCGGTGACATCGGCTACGTCGACGACGATGGCTACCTGTTCTTGACCGACCGGCGCCACCACATGATCATCTCCGGTGGAGTGAACATCTACCCGCAAGAGGCCGAGAACCTCTTGGTCACCCACCCCAAGGTGCTCGACGCGGCGGTGTTCGGCGTTCCCGACGGCGAGATGGGCCAATGTGTCATGGCGGCCGTGCAAACCGTCCACTCCGCCGACGCCACCGATCAGTTCGCCGACGAGTTGCTCGTCTGGTTGCGAGACCGCCTGTCGCACTTCAAGTGTCCACGATCGATCGCGTTCGAGGCGCAATTGCCGCGCACCGACACCGGAAAGCTCTACAAGGGCGAGCTGATCGAGAAGTATTCGGTGTGA
- a CDS encoding CD225/dispanin family protein: MSYPPGQYGGSPEWQGQQPGWQGQQPGGYPGQQPAYPAYPGYQQEPDNYLVWAILVTVLCCLPFGIVSIVYSTKVSGLWAQGRFAEAQAASGNAKKWAIIGAITGAVVAAIFMVIYIIVIAVAVHEMPSTVTTTYSGY, encoded by the coding sequence ATGAGTTATCCGCCAGGGCAGTACGGGGGTTCCCCAGAGTGGCAGGGCCAGCAACCGGGCTGGCAGGGCCAGCAACCGGGCGGGTATCCGGGCCAGCAGCCGGCCTATCCGGCCTATCCGGGCTATCAGCAGGAGCCGGACAACTACCTCGTCTGGGCAATTCTGGTCACCGTGCTGTGTTGCCTCCCATTCGGAATCGTGTCGATCGTGTACTCCACCAAGGTGTCCGGGCTATGGGCGCAGGGGCGGTTCGCCGAGGCGCAGGCCGCGTCCGGCAACGCCAAGAAGTGGGCCATTATCGGCGCGATCACCGGCGCAGTGGTCGCCGCGATCTTTATGGTGATCTACATCATTGTCATCGCGGTGGCCGTCCATGAAATGCCCTCGACGGTCACCACCACGTACTCCGGCTACTGA